The DNA segment ATCCTGGCTTGGGCCTGGACTAAGTGTTCCTTAAGAATCATCAATATCTGTTGACTTTGAGCCAAGTAAGAATCCACAGGTTGTgtatgtcatgccccaaaccttgggaggcgtggctAGCACTCGGTGCCGCattggcccgagcgaaccactctgcaactctttttttttctttgtaactatcatgggccaacatggccacaactcgtaatgtataactataagtgggcaacaCTGATCAATAAACTATTgttcttaaaatatgaatacatatgagCCGTCAaagcctctgacatactgtacaaaatgaacctctctctacaaagcctctaagattatttgatatcaaataggacagggtaccggcctacccataagtttgTATAGAATACTCTAACATGATGACTTATAAACTCGACTGCACCccgaatgaggtggagttttaccgatccttcgctgaatgctaatcttgtctactatgagggctcgtcaaactaataatttatacctgcaggcatgaatgcagtgtccccaataaaaggacatcagtacaaataatatactgagtatgtaaggcatgtaaataagtatataaaggacatggaaggaacatggagtaaaggactcaacctgtaagtctggatagctctgtaaatcgtgaaatatttataatgtcatgcatatgtctgtaaatgtcatgtaatgcataggtctgtacgtacataatatcatcaagcctccgagggcatcccatcatattatctcagtcactatgggcaaaatcatcaacgtataccagctgatcaggtggtggtgcgtatataacgccgtaacctttttcccatatatatatatatatatatatatatatatatatatatatatatatatatatatatatatacatatatacgcatatacatatatacgcatatataatgccatctggtgccactgtgggcaaaatcatcaacgtataccagctgatcaggtggtgatgcatatataatgccgtaaccttttctcatatttCATATACATatgtacgcgtatataacgtcatctggtcataaGTCAATGCACATAAATGAAatacatgagaagtacgtcaataaatcTCTTGGAATATCATAAGAGCATTATGCCttcgagtaatatcatgaagtaaactttatcaacttacgtattttctgagactcatgaacagacgatagaataataacacttatgggaaatcaagaatcaagcatctctagcatttctactaatagagtaatttatagaagtTGTGTATTTACTCGTGTTCcatttagatcatgccaaaaaggaaGGAggaataaccttaacatacctgagccgattctgtCACTTTGAAATTCATTATCGCTTTATTGATCCAATAAAGTGGTTGAGGCAAGATTCGTAGGACCACCATAGTTGCATGACAAAATATTTATATTTACGCTTATGTTGGTTGGGCACATTTATTATGACTTGTATAAAAGGAAAATATACAAGCTTTCCGTTTAGTATATACTCCTTTGCTTTTCCACACCTTTTAAAATGGTTAAAAGGGAAAGAGAAAGAATTCCTAACTGGAGgttttgtttaaccaaaaatataaatttcggtcaaagctttattttagaagaactcgggttactgataattaaaaaataaaatgaataaaGGAAATTGATTTTGATAATAATAAGATGAACAGAAGAAAGCAAAATAAATCAGTATATTCCGATGATATTTTGTATATTTACAAATGATcagtcttctccttttatagctatttcaaGGTAATATGTTTCGTTTCTACCATAACTGAGCCATTATTGTCTATGAATGGCATTTAATGACATTTAATATAACATTATAATCAGCAATCATATTTGATTCAATACAGATTCTTTAACGTTTTCTGTATTTAATGCCCAATAGTACGTATCTATACCTTATTTACTATCAGATTCATTCCCTTCTATCATAAAAAGGCTCAAGTATCTATCTTCCTTGCTTTTTCTTTGAACATCTGCCCGTGTCTGTTGAAGCTCATGCCTTCTTTGATTATTTTTTATCACTTATTCTTCTTTGActggtccacgtgtcatgacgtgTCATCTTATAATGAATTCCATACATAAACTTAATTTTTCTCAATACaaatagtccccccacttgccatttattcatcaatagaaTAGTGGACCTCATTAAAGCGGGAATATTTGTCGCCATTAATTCTTCTCTAGAACTGATACTTCATCTATCTCTTCCATTTAATGTCCATGACACGTGGCATTTTCTGATTGGCTCGACAACCTTTCAGCGCCTTTTAAGGCTTTTTTATGGTTTCACCAATTACGAGGCGATAGTTCTCCTTATGACGTTTCCATCATTGCACattttcctttgacggttgcttctgaTTATAAATTTAACTTTTTACCTTTGTCTTTTTCACAAAAGTTCAGAATATTCAATTCAAAGtttcttcttcctcgtactattatgtcttcttcaaaccctaaccctcgGAGAGTCTCCATTGTTGACAACCTTTCTCTTGCTCCTATTAGAAGTATGAGAGGAGGAAGGCTTCATAGTTTAGGGTCTTCTTCATTACGAGTTTCCTCTGTTCCTTCATCGAGTTCTACTCCTACatctagaaccagaggttctcTTTCTCAAAGGTCTTCATCTAGAAGTAAAGAACCCACTGAACCTCTTTGTGAACCTTTAGCGGATGAAATTGTTCCTGCGGAACTATCTTTCTACAATGATAGAGAATCCCTTAGAAATCAACTGTCTTCATTAGATCGTGTTGATATCTACCCGACTCAAATCACTGAAGGTCTGATTTCAATAGTTCGTAGAGATTGCCCTTGGAGCCATGACTTTCCCATTATAATCCCTAATGCGAACCAAAGAATCACCTCCTATTTAACTGGGTTTTCTTgcgtttacacttaccctttcacgTTGGGTTTTAAGCCTGCTATCGACCCTATTATACTTGAATTCTATCATTTTTTTGATGTTTGCTTAAGACAAATTGGCCCTATTGTGTGGAGGTTTGCCGCCTGTTTGAGGCACTTGACCAACATGGCTAGTGTTCCATTTACTTTCTCTCATTTAATCCACCTTTTTTTCCCAAGCTCTTTCGCCAATGAATCTTTACTTTAGTAGCAAGAAGTAAAAGAGTTCTAGTCAACCCAGAAGATGATAAAGATTGTGGCTAGTACGCCagatttgttgctgcccccactgttggtttagtgggtgatggaAATGTTCCCTTTcccgagaagtggaattttgcacgtgagtttttttaaactttctcgtacctttttttTTGATTCTGATGATCGCCATTTTAatttccttccttttctttttagcaaccatgggaatTATCGATGAGATTCCCAATTTCCGTAGTTGGGTAGAAAGGTTATTACGTACCGCTCAAATGGACGGTAGGTCTTTGAAAAATCTCTCTCATCGATTTgattggaaagtgaaaactcacggtaagagtttttttttcttttcctaccTTACTTAttgttttcttcaaaaattattttgatccttctttttgtcaggatttccCATTCGAGGCGTAAGTGCTGAGGCCGTCGCAACTTCTAGAATTTCTTTAGATAGGGCCCAAGAGATAATTTTGGGTTCTTCATCAAAAAGGAAAGAGATACTGTCGACCAAGACTCTGGGGAGGAAGAAGAACAAGACGGGGGTTCTCTAATAAAAAGGCCAAGGGCTAGAAGAAGAATTATTTCAGATGATGAAGCATCTCCCCCTCATTCTATTCCTTCCACCGAGCCTGTTGAAGCTTTGTTGGTGATTTCTGATGATGATACTCCCGCTGCTGCTCATGATTCTGTTGAACAGCTTTTTGCCCGCGGGTTTGGTAGTGAAAGTTTAGGGCCAATTTCTAATGAAGCACCCCTTGCTTCTTTTTCTACACCGTTCCTTTGATACCCTCTTTGCCAGTCGTGACTGTTACCGTTGCTGCTCCTCCCCAGATGACTCCCTAAGCTATTTTACTCTTTCTACAGTCCCTCCCTCAACTATTCCTCCTTCAACTGTCCATTACACTAAGGTTGGTTCCTCGAGCAGAGGTGAAGCTTTGAGGCAAGTTACCATCGAAGTTCCTGCTGAGGGTAACCTTTTGAGGAAATCAGGTCGAGCTGACGTATGGTTGAAACCTTTGATTGGTCCAGTTGAGAGAGCTAAGCTTGATAGCCATAGTTCTTTGACCTTGATGAACGATATAGTACAATCTTCTTTAAAGGTAACTTTTTCAAACTTTTATTTGCCCTTTTTCTATTTTTAGGGTTCTcactttttctttcctctttcttccctttttttagaTCAATCTAATTGGTACGGAGATGATGAAGATGGTTTCCCTCTCAGAGCAATTAATGCATGATTACCAAGTGGAAGTGGACAATTGGAAGGAATAGTATGAAAGTCTTCAGATCGACATGGAAATATTAGGAGAGAGCAAatgtaccttagagcagcaggtaAGGGTTTTAACTTCAGAGTTGGTGGTTAAAAAGGCTTCCTCAAATCAAGCTGGTAAGGACAAAAAATCTTCTCGAAACCTCTTTTTCTGATCAACTTTCCAAGgctagtgaagagatcagagagtTAAAGGCTCTCTAAAGTGAGAAAGAAGTGTATGCCGGTGAACTCGTGCAGACTCTGACCCAAACTCAATAAGACCTCCGGGAATCTTCTGATAAAGTTCGTTCCTTGGAAAGTTCACATGCTTCTCTTCAAACTTCTTATGATTCTGCCTTAGTTGAGAATGAGAAGCTTAAAAATGAAATTGCTGACTGGGAAAGAGATTACGAGATTCTTGAAGACAAAATCGCAATTTAAGtgagttgggcatttttgaataCTCGCCATGATACCCTTGTGTAAGTTAGCTAAGAGAATTTAACTTGGAAGTTGAGTTAGCCAAAATCAAAGAGACTATTGAAAAGACTCAGCAGAGCCAAGACTTTCCTTCTCCCATGGCTGAAGCTTCTGGAAATGTTGAAGATGATATGGGTATTCCAATTCCTTCAAGTCAAGTTGAGCCTGCTGCTGCCGATGACCCTGCTTTGGTTCCTTCTTCAACTCCTCAGTAACAAGTTAATGAAGTgtgactcttttttttccttttttctttggtGGAATATGGTTACAACCCTTGGTCCTTTTTGAGGGTTTTGAAAACATTAAGTCCCCAGACCTTTTTCGGGGCATTTTGTCTAAGTAACTAttagtttatgactaagttcatacttagtctaaacttttTAATAATAAGAAGTTTTTGTAGTTACTTTTGAACTTATGTTTTGCTCATTCTTGcctttatatttgaaggacttatTCAATAGATTGCACTTTttattttgcaaaatatttttttaactcCATGAATGCTTAAAtcaatcatgaattttataaaaaagggcccttttatattcaacacttaatgaagaagacgtctcaacttcataatggtgttaatatacgacaaaagaaataggaatacacatgtttcttgaaataactttgacaagtttttatttgaactttgccaagttttaaataacactttacatgtatttaaataacttctataactttttcgtaactgtttttacaacagatttcaaaaaatttcaaaaacacAAGGTTTCTatttataacccgtttcagtacattgccttaaacctaactatgataaggttttgctttggccttagctcgtgacttTCATTGGCCtttgctctgcacttgactcattcAATGAGTAAACTTTTCATGCTTGAACTTTGATTATTCtccaatcttctttgccttctttatacatatgtCTATGTATATTATACAGTCCCCCAAGtatttgagctttgaagtatgaagtctcgagcacttgattactcCTCTTATTTGGTCCTCTTCCTATAAAGGAATAAAACACATGAGACTCGGAGGTACGATtaaagatgaagactgcttaagcCGTAtcaatttctatcagaataagtgtaaccctagaccgggaattttaatttattccacgtgccttgcgGGTCATGATTCATTATTTAGTACGGGCTAgttttttgcctatcatctaaaatcgttagtaaaattttaataattcaaaaaatagaattttaaaatGAAGATACCTGACCGTGGGCACTCCTTAGAAATAGCATATCTTCAGGTGAacgacattccaatgtgaaggtaataTCTTTCCATCCATTGTTTctagctcgtatgctcctttccCTGCAATACCATGAATCTTGTAGGGTCCTTTCCAggttggacttaatttacccgcATTGGCCGCCTTCGTGGATTGaaaaactttcttgagtacgaagtccccaatcttgaagtatcttagTCGTACTTTTTGATTGTAGTATCGTTCCATGaattgcttttgtgctgccattcttattagtgcagcttccctttttccttcaagtaaatcaaggttTATGTGCATTTCTTCTTCATTGGATTCTTCTGATGCTTGCGTGTACCTCGTGCTTAGCTcccctatttcaactggaattaaagcttcagctccATATACCAATGAGAACGGTGTTTCGCCCGtgcttgtttttgtttttgtgcgGTACGCCCATTAAACCAGGTAATaattctggccaattacctttaGATTCTTCCAATcgtttcttcaaattgttgacaATGACTTTAGTTGTTGATTTTGCTTGTctattacccaccggatgataaggcaTGGATGTAATCTTcttgatctgccaactttgaaaaaattctgtgatttgtgcGCCTATGAATTAcgggccattatcacacacaATTTCCTTTGGACCCCGAATTGACATATGATATTTCTCCAAATGAAAtctctaacttctttttctcgcacctgcttaaatgctcctgcttctacccatttagtgaagtaGTCAGTGAGTACAAGCAagaattttacctgtcctttGGCTTGTcgtagtggacccacgatatctaTCCCTCATTTCATAAAAGGCCACGGTGCGATGACCGGATGTAGCAACTCCGTAGGTCTATGCATGTTATTACCGtatctttggcatttatcacatttagccacgaaaTTCTCCGCTtcctcttccattttaggccaataataacctactctAATCATGGTTCTTACCAACGATCTCCCTcttgcgtgatttccacaatgcccctcgtgtatcactctcattacatattctgtttgagaaggACCGAGGCATCTTTCTAAGGGACCACCGAAtatttttcgataaagattgccttgctttaaacaatatcgagcagccttTTTTCGAAGTGCGTGATCTTTTTTCTTGTCTTCAGGGAtagtaccatactgcaaaaaaacaacaatctcgttcctccaatcctaggttaagttattgaaatttacctcattttttcTGGATCGAGTACTTAGTGAAACAAATGAATTACGGAggcattttcattgcttgccacgtcTGCCGCAGATGCAAGATTGGCTAGGGCATCTGCCTCGACATTTTCATCTCTTGGTATCTGCGTGctttccaggtttgaaattgccTAATTAAATCCCGTACCTTCTCTAAGTACTACTGCATTCGTGCCTCcctagctgtataagtccccaacatttggTTAACTATAAGCtgcgaatcgcttttgattacaATCTGATTAATGCCGAGTTCACATgctagttctaaacctgcaatcacaacttcatattctgcctcattgttagttatagaatgacattttatggtttgtcgaatggtttcacccgtaggtggtaccaaaataATTCCTAAGCCTGCCCCCTTCAGATGAGCCATCAGTAATAAGGTCCAAATTCCTGGATTAGACCCGTTGAACACCTGTAATTCCTTTTCTGCTTCTAACTGCattccttggctaaaatcagccaaaaAATCTACTAATACCTGAGATTTTATAGCGGTTCTAGGCTGGTATATGATGttatattcacttaattctatagcccatttagcTAACCTACCTAACAACTCATGTTTGTGCAATATATTGCGcaatggataagcagttactacggaaatagggtggcattgaaaataaggccttagttttctagatgccatgattaatgcgaGTGCAAGCTTTTCTAATTAAGGATACCGCATCTCCGCATCTAACAATGATTTGCTAACATAATATATCGAAGactgtttaccttggtcttcacgaACTAAAACAGCACTCACCGTTACTTCTGATACAGCCAGATAAATGAGCAACCTTTCCCCAACCTTCGGTTTTGCGAGCAACGACGGATTTGATAGGTATGTCTTCAAGTTTTTGAGTGCTTGTTGACACTCCTCAGTCCATTTgaactgatcttgctttttaggagctgaaaagtatttaaaacatttttctgatgacatggaaataaatctccccaaggctgcaattcttcctgtcaatctctgcacttcttttttacttgtaagcatgtcagaaatttcttcaatggctttaatctgcacgagatttacttcaataccacggttagaaataagaaaacccaaaaacttacttGACGAAACGCCGACtgcacatttctcgggatttaGCTTCATATTGAATTTTTGTAAGATTTGAAACGTATCAGACAAGTGCGATATATGATCCCATGAATGTTGAGTTTTAATGAGCATATCATCTATGCAGACCTCCATAGTTTTctctaaatgttcttggaacattttagTTACCAATCTTTGAAACGTTGCACCAgcgtttttgagaccaaagggcattactttataacagtaagtccccctgtcagttataaatgaagttttttcttcatctaggggatccattttgatctggttatatcctgaatatgcatctaaaaagcttaacaacTCATaccctgcagtagcatcaatcaGTTGATCTATAGGTGGTAATGGAAATGAATCTTTAGAACAAgctttgttaaggtctgtgtaatctacacaaactcgccatttaCCATTCTTTTTCGGTACTACAACcgtattggctaaccaattaggatactttacctcatgGATAGACCAATTTTTAATAGTTTttgaacctcatcttgaatcatcTCATTTTTGAAAGTCCtttgctttctcttcttttgtttgacgGGTGGATATTATTGGTCTTCATTTGACTTGTGGGTCATTACTttcggtggtattcctgtcatatcatAATAGGACCAGGCAAAATAATCCacgttagtttttaaaaattcaatcaacttacctttcgTGTCGTGGCTTAGGTTGTCCCCAACatagactttcctttcaggccatTGTGTAAATAACTCTAcagcctccagttcttcaatcattgttttgatatttttattttcctctggttcttgaatggaatCGGACCTTGAGTCCACATCTGTTCGTCCTTGTTCAGTTGAGTCTTGTGTTGTGGAATCCTCAACTGGATTCTGTaactgctatttttcttcgttTCTCGTATTTGAATCTGCTATGAAGTTGATGTtcctggatgtatgttgatcctcacgaatttgacatattccccatggtgatgaaaatttaataacttgatgtaaggtAGACGGAACGACATCCATCTCGTGGATCCACGGTCTCtcgagaatcatattgtaagccatttccatCTCTACCACCTGAAATTTTGTATCTTTGGCAATCCCTTCTGCGAATGTAGTAAGTGTTACCTCCCCTTTCGTCACAACGCTTGAATTGTCGAATCTAGAcaaagtatgcgcctttggtactaGTTTATTTTTAGCTTGCATCTCGTTTAGTACTCTTAAcagaataatgttcacggaactacctggatcaatcaaaacttgtttcatattagtatcatgtacaaatagagatattaccagtgcatcgttatgtagAGTTAACACGCCAtccgcatctgcatcatcaaatgtaatacttTCTTCCTCCAACACATGTCAGATCCACTTCTCGTGGGTGATTGTAACTTTAGAGACCTTATTAGTTGCGGTATACGTCACGCCATTGATTTCCTCGCCCCCGCTTATAACATTGATGGTCCTTTTTGGAGAAGGAGGTTTAGGgggctcctgcctattcttcatgtatgcttgcttacctttctcactaaataattcGGTGAGATACCCTTGCTTTAATAGATGGTCAACTTCACCTTGTAATAATCTACAATTTGCCGTTTTATGACTAtgcgttgtgaaattcgcactaGTGATCAggattgcgcctgtttggattcgatctcatttatTTTGGCCACCGTATCTTATCTCCCATGCCTCGTAATACCGCTACTAACTCTGAAGTGTTGACATTAAAATTATAACCACCGAATCTTGCCTTCAAGTTCTATCATCATCTCGGGTTTCTCATGTGTTTCGATCTTTTCCAAACCTTGATGATGAACCCGACTCTCTATTTCTCGATCTGTGATCGTACCTTGAATTATCCTACTTTGATCGTGAGTCTTTTCCTGTTGGGCCCATATATGGTTCGTATCTACTTTTACTAGATTTTTTTTCGGTTTCTAAATgtctcgaacttaccttttccTCTTTCTGAGATCGGGAGATaatgtcttcttctatcctcagctTCGTGTTGTatctgttataaacatcatttcAGGTTGTTGCTGGAAATTCACGCAGACTTTCCTTGAGTCATCTCATAGCTTCTAAGCTTTTCTCATTCAAATTACTGGCAAAGGCATAGCTGCCCAGTTATCAAGTACGCATGGTAACGTCTTTCTTTCACACTGGAACCtatccacgaactctctaagcagctctgaatctccttgcttgattttgaaaatatcttccatttttttttcaactttttgagctcccaaATATGCTTTGATAAaggaatctgcaagctcagcaaaagaatttatagaattttaggTAAAAGGGAATACCATGTTATTGCTctcttggtgagtgtttcaccgaatttctTGACCaacactgattcaatttcttgtttggttaaaTCGTTGCCTTTCACAccagttgtgaatgcagtcacgtggtctcgtgaaTCAGTTGtgccatcatactttggaatatcaggcattttgaacttttttgggaTCGACACCgaagcagcactaggcttccatggttgttgtgagtactTATCCATGTTTATTCCTTTGATTACGGGCGACactccaggtatttgctctatgcgatcgctttGATCCTTGAGCTGCTTCTGCAAGGCTAGAacaaaattttgtaaatcagaattaactatGTAACCTGGTTCGCCATCGCGAGATTCGCTTGGAGTTCCACCAGTGCCTGAGTTAACGAGCCCAGAACGTGGGTTTTCCAAAGTATTCTGATTCGGAGTCGGTGTTGGTAGTGCAATTGGCAATTGGCTGGTAAAAGCTCGGAGAACATTGCTAACTTGTTGAGCAATGAGATTTTTTAAGGCATCATCGAGTGCTTGTTCGTTTGCAACTCCAGCATTTAGATTTTCCTCGAATCCATTTTAGTTTGCAACCCCATTATTTGTTTCAGAGCCATCTGAAGTTCCTTCTCGTGACTGACATTGTGAAGCACGCGGTGAGGGAAGTGGAGTCCTATCACCCGCATCATTCTCCTGATGTTGAGGATCTTCTTGGTTGTTGTCGTTGTTATTCGACATGGTAAGTTTTTTGATGAAAAAATTGATTAAGAAGGTAAACTATTATCAGATTCacggtaacagaaccaatttgtttaaccaaaaatatgaattttcgtcaaagctttattttagaagaactcgagttactgataatcaaaaaataaaatgaataaaGGAAATTGATTTTGATAATAATAAGATGAACAGAAGAAAGCAAAGTAAATTAGTATATTCCGATGATATTTCGTATCCTTACAAATGACCAGTCTTCTCTTTTTATAACTATTTCAAGGTAATACGTTTTGTTTCTACCATAATTGAGCCATTATTGTCTATGAATGGCATTTAATGACATTTAATATAACGTTATAATCAGCAATCATATTTGATTCAATACAGATTCCTTAACGTTTTCTATATTTAATGCTCATAGTACGTATCTATACCTTATTTACTATCAGATTCATTCCATCCCATCATAAAAAGGCTCAAGTATCTATCTTCCTTGCTTTTTCTCTAAACATCTGTCCGTACCTGTTGAAGCTCGTGCCTTCTTTGATTATTTTTCATCACTTATTCTTCTTTGACTGGTCCACGTGTCATGATGTGTCATCTTATAATGAATTCCATACATAAACTTAATTTTTCCCGATTTATGTATTTCTCCACCACAACAAGTAGTAGTCATAGATGTTCTTTGAATTTCTATTTAAACCTTGTCGAAATGGATTTAGACAATTTAAGATGGCTTCAAGCTGAGCCTCATTATCTGAGCTTGTTTGGAAGAGAGATCAGCTACATGACAAGATATGGAGGAAGAATTTTGTGACAGGAGTTTCCATTTTGGATCGTTCTTAGTCAATGACATAAATATCAGGTTTTCAATTTGAGAAGTCTTCTACAGTCACAAGAAATTCCATTTTTACCATGCCATATATGTTAATGAGTGCGTGAGTCACAATTTTATgggtggcttgctgccacgtagCGTCTTATCCCAACCATTTTAGATAATTACCGATTTATctcgtataattaagaattatctcaaatttcttaaaattttatttatttttaatatactttatacaccgtactattacggtcatatggtaccatgtaaaataaattcatacactattattttattaaaatatgtatgtaatatatatatatatatatatatatatatatatatatatatatatatatatatatatattctcaacttataattttcttaatctcatataaagagtataaATTTTGTCTACTTAatttttaaaatggtaaaaaaaagatAATCGTCTTTtttgtgaaaaaaataataattcataATAATTTATAATGAAGCAAATCTCATTAAcgtttctcatattatgtgtatacttttaaaacatatttgaaagtaataatattaataactatataaaatcatatttttttttcAAGACTGAGAATTTTTACTGGTTTCATAagtatttattaattaataactTTTGTTGTTGAAAAATCACTTAATTGAGATAAAATTTCAATTAACTTTAAAATTCACTTT comes from the Nicotiana sylvestris chromosome 4, ASM39365v2, whole genome shotgun sequence genome and includes:
- the LOC138890108 gene encoding uncharacterized protein, which codes for MPYHPVGNRQAKSTTKVIVNNLKKRLEESKVEIGELSTRYTQASEESNEEEMHINLDLLEGKREAALIRMAAQKQFMERYYNQKVRLRYFKIGDFVLKKVFQSTKAANAGKLSPTWKGPYKIHGIAGKGAYELETMDGKILPSHWNVVHLKICYF